One Caulobacter segnis genomic window carries:
- a CDS encoding hydantoinase B/oxoprolinase family protein — protein sequence MTEHPRGWEFWIDRGGTFTDIVARRPDGSLITHKLLSENPEHYADAAVAGVRALLPEGAAIDAVKMGTTVATNALLERKGEPTVLAITRGHADALRIGYQARPKLFERHIVKPEALYDRVVEIDERVSVEGQVLRPLDEAAARVGLQSAYDAGFRAIAIVLLHGFRFTDHEARVAKIASEIGFTQVSVSHEVSPLMKLVGRGDTTVVDAYLSPILRRYVDQVAGALGHDSRLLFMQSNGGLTDARAFRGKDAILSGPAGGVVGMARTAGEAGFERVIGFDMGGTSTDVCHYAGQYERAFETVVAGVRMRAPMMNIHTVAAGGGSICSFDGARLRVGPASAGAVPGPAAYRRGGPLTVTDCNVMLGKLRPEFFPKVFGPNADLPLDAEAVARGFEIVAVEIAAATGKAMTPHDIAEGFVTIAVENMAKAVRQISIQRGYDVTRYVLACFGGAGGQHACLVADALGMTKVMIYPFAGVLSAYGMGLADLRLIREETVERPLDAVGDLAERAKVLAAEAEAALRAQEVPMASVETIASLRVKYAGTDTPLVVPFGDTVREAFEDLHQRRFGFTSPATPLVVETLSVEAIGHSDAGDAAGCKSATSGDIEPLATVETRMAGALHTTPVFDREALAIGTAILGPAIIREATGTTIVEPGWRAIVDPHLNLILDRVVALPTRKAIGTEADPVMLEVFNNLFMAVAEEMGFALQNTAYSVNIKERLDFSCALFSRDGDLIANAPHMPVHLGSMGDSVRAIRDAREHDGRGMKPGDVYMLNAPYNGGTHLPDVTVVMPVFDKNAALLFYVAARGHQGDIGGITPGSMPPTSKTVEEEGVLIENFLLVEGGRFLEAETRTLLASGKWPARNPDQNIGDLKAQIAACARGAEALTGMVAEFGQDVVEAYMAHVQDNAEEAVRRVLATMESGSFAYELDDGSVVKVAIAVDQQARTARVDFTGTSDQVPTNFNAPASICRAAALYVFRTLVDDEIPMNDGCLRPVELVIPEGSMLRPRYPAAVVAGNVETSQVVVDALYGALGVMAGAQGTMNNFTFGDERRQYYETICGGSGAGPDFAGTDAVQTHMTNSRLTDPEVLETRFPVLVEAFSIRRGSGGTGAHRGGDGVVRKIGFREPMTATLLSNRRRVPPFGLEGGGAGALGAAHIERADGSVSPMAATDLVEVGAGDAIVIETPGGGGWGKA from the coding sequence ATGACTGAGCACCCGCGCGGCTGGGAATTCTGGATCGACCGGGGCGGCACGTTCACCGACATCGTCGCGCGGCGGCCGGACGGGTCGCTGATCACCCACAAGCTGCTGTCGGAAAATCCCGAGCACTATGCCGACGCCGCCGTGGCGGGCGTGCGGGCGCTGCTGCCCGAGGGCGCGGCCATCGACGCGGTGAAGATGGGCACCACCGTGGCCACCAACGCGCTGCTGGAGCGCAAGGGCGAGCCGACGGTGCTGGCGATCACCAGAGGTCACGCCGACGCCCTGCGGATCGGTTACCAGGCGCGGCCCAAGCTGTTCGAACGCCACATCGTCAAGCCGGAAGCCCTCTATGACCGCGTCGTCGAGATCGACGAGCGGGTGAGCGTCGAGGGCCAGGTGCTGCGGCCGCTGGACGAGGCCGCCGCGCGGGTGGGTTTGCAAAGCGCTTATGACGCGGGCTTCCGCGCCATCGCCATCGTGCTGCTGCATGGCTTCCGCTTCACGGATCACGAGGCGCGGGTCGCCAAGATCGCCAGCGAGATCGGCTTCACGCAGGTTTCGGTCAGCCACGAGGTCAGCCCGCTGATGAAGCTGGTCGGGCGGGGCGACACGACGGTGGTCGACGCCTACCTGTCGCCGATCCTGCGGCGCTACGTCGACCAGGTCGCGGGAGCGCTGGGTCACGACTCCCGGCTGCTGTTCATGCAGTCGAACGGCGGCCTGACCGACGCGCGGGCCTTCCGGGGCAAGGACGCCATCCTGTCCGGTCCGGCCGGCGGCGTGGTGGGCATGGCGCGGACGGCGGGCGAGGCCGGCTTCGAGCGGGTGATCGGCTTCGACATGGGCGGCACCTCGACCGACGTCTGCCACTATGCCGGCCAGTACGAGCGGGCCTTCGAGACCGTGGTGGCCGGGGTGCGGATGCGCGCGCCGATGATGAACATCCACACCGTCGCGGCTGGCGGCGGCTCGATCTGTTCGTTCGACGGCGCGCGGCTGCGGGTGGGGCCAGCCTCGGCCGGCGCGGTCCCGGGGCCGGCGGCCTATCGCCGGGGCGGGCCGCTGACGGTCACCGACTGCAACGTCATGCTGGGCAAGCTGCGGCCGGAGTTCTTCCCCAAGGTGTTCGGGCCCAACGCCGACCTGCCGCTGGACGCCGAGGCCGTGGCGCGCGGCTTCGAGATCGTCGCCGTCGAGATCGCGGCGGCGACCGGCAAGGCCATGACCCCGCACGACATCGCCGAGGGCTTCGTCACCATCGCCGTCGAGAACATGGCCAAGGCCGTGCGGCAGATCTCGATCCAGCGCGGCTACGACGTCACGCGCTATGTGCTGGCCTGTTTCGGCGGAGCGGGTGGGCAACATGCCTGCCTGGTGGCCGACGCCCTGGGCATGACCAAGGTGATGATCTACCCGTTCGCGGGTGTCCTCTCAGCCTACGGCATGGGTCTGGCCGACCTGCGGCTGATCCGCGAGGAGACGGTCGAGCGGCCGCTGGACGCCGTGGGTGACCTGGCCGAACGCGCGAAGGTGCTGGCGGCCGAGGCCGAGGCGGCCTTGCGCGCCCAGGAGGTGCCGATGGCCTCGGTCGAGACGATCGCCAGCCTACGGGTGAAGTACGCTGGCACGGACACGCCGCTGGTCGTGCCGTTCGGCGACACGGTTCGCGAGGCGTTTGAAGACCTGCACCAGCGCCGCTTCGGCTTCACCTCGCCGGCGACGCCGCTGGTGGTCGAGACGCTGTCGGTCGAGGCGATCGGACATTCGGACGCGGGTGACGCAGCGGGCTGCAAATCCGCTACGTCAGGTGATATCGAGCCTCTCGCCACCGTCGAAACCCGCATGGCCGGCGCGCTCCACACGACGCCCGTCTTCGACCGCGAAGCCCTGGCCATCGGTACGGCGATCCTCGGCCCGGCCATCATCCGCGAGGCCACCGGCACGACCATCGTCGAGCCCGGCTGGCGCGCGATCGTGGACCCCCATCTGAACCTGATCCTCGACCGCGTCGTCGCCCTGCCTACCCGTAAGGCCATCGGAACCGAGGCCGATCCGGTGATGCTGGAGGTGTTCAACAACCTCTTCATGGCCGTGGCCGAGGAGATGGGCTTCGCCCTGCAGAACACGGCCTATTCGGTCAACATCAAGGAGCGGCTGGACTTCTCCTGCGCGCTGTTCAGCCGCGACGGCGACCTGATCGCCAACGCCCCGCACATGCCGGTGCACCTGGGCTCGATGGGCGACAGCGTGCGAGCCATCCGTGACGCGCGCGAGCATGACGGACGCGGCATGAAGCCCGGCGACGTCTACATGCTGAACGCCCCTTACAACGGCGGCACCCACCTACCGGACGTGACGGTGGTCATGCCGGTGTTCGACAAGAACGCTGCCCTGCTGTTCTACGTCGCCGCGCGAGGGCACCAGGGCGACATTGGCGGGATCACGCCAGGCTCGATGCCGCCGACCAGCAAGACGGTCGAGGAGGAGGGTGTCCTCATCGAGAACTTCCTGCTGGTCGAGGGTGGCCGGTTCCTGGAGGCCGAGACGCGGACCTTGCTGGCCTCGGGCAAGTGGCCGGCGCGCAATCCCGACCAGAACATCGGCGACCTCAAGGCCCAGATCGCCGCCTGCGCGCGCGGAGCCGAAGCGCTGACCGGCATGGTCGCCGAGTTCGGCCAGGACGTCGTCGAGGCCTACATGGCCCACGTCCAGGACAATGCCGAAGAGGCGGTCCGCCGCGTGCTGGCGACGATGGAGAGCGGGTCGTTCGCCTACGAGCTGGATGACGGTTCGGTGGTGAAGGTCGCCATCGCGGTCGACCAGCAGGCCCGCACCGCCCGCGTCGACTTCACCGGCACCAGTGACCAGGTCCCGACCAACTTCAACGCCCCGGCCTCGATCTGCCGGGCGGCGGCGCTGTACGTCTTCCGCACGCTCGTGGACGACGAGATCCCGATGAACGACGGCTGCCTGCGGCCGGTCGAGCTGGTCATTCCTGAGGGCTCGATGCTGCGGCCGCGCTATCCGGCGGCGGTGGTGGCCGGCAATGTCGAGACAAGCCAGGTGGTGGTCGACGCCCTCTATGGCGCCTTGGGCGTGATGGCCGGGGCGCAGGGCACGATGAACAACTTCACCTTCGGCGACGAGCGGCGGCAGTACTACGAGACCATCTGCGGCGGCTCGGGGGCGGGGCCGGACTTCGCCGGAACCGACGCCGTCCAGACCCACATGACCAACAGCCGCCTGACCGATCCCGAGGTGCTGGAGACCCGCTTCCCGGTGCTGGTCGAGGCCTTCTCGATCCGGCGTGGATCGGGCGGGACGGGCGCGCATCGCGGTGGCGACGGGGTGGTGCGCAAGATCGGCTTCCGCGAGCCGATGACCGCGACCCTGCTCTCCAACCGCCGGCGCGTGCCGCCTTTCGGGCTGGAAGGCGGCGGGGCGGGCGCTTTGGGCGCAGCGCATATCGAGCGCGCCGATGGTAGCGTTTCGCCGATGGCCGCCACCGACCTCGTCGAGGTCGGCGCGGGCGACGCCATCGTCATCGAGACGCCGGGCGGCGGTGGTTGGGGAAAAGCGTGA
- a CDS encoding TMEM165/GDT1 family protein, which translates to MESLLVSTLVVAIAEIGDKTQLLAIILATRFKKPVPIILGILVATLANHALAATAGYWVADFLSGAWFKWAIAVSFIAMAAWALIPDKADNEEGTSAGRYGVFVTTAIAFFLVEMGDKTQIATVALGAKFHSIFWVAAGTTLGMMLANVPAVYLGEVATKVVPLKYVRIGAALIFLLLGLWQVAELTGLLK; encoded by the coding sequence GTGGAATCCCTGCTCGTCTCGACCCTGGTCGTGGCTATCGCCGAGATCGGTGACAAGACCCAGCTGCTGGCCATCATCCTGGCCACGCGGTTCAAGAAGCCCGTGCCGATCATCCTGGGCATCCTGGTCGCCACCCTGGCCAACCACGCCCTGGCCGCGACCGCCGGCTACTGGGTCGCGGACTTCCTGAGCGGCGCCTGGTTCAAGTGGGCGATCGCCGTCTCGTTCATCGCCATGGCCGCCTGGGCCCTGATCCCCGACAAGGCCGATAACGAGGAAGGGACCAGCGCCGGCCGCTACGGCGTGTTCGTGACCACGGCCATCGCCTTCTTCCTGGTCGAGATGGGCGACAAGACCCAGATCGCCACCGTGGCGCTGGGCGCCAAGTTCCACTCGATCTTCTGGGTCGCCGCCGGCACTACCCTGGGCATGATGCTGGCCAATGTCCCGGCCGTGTATCTGGGCGAGGTGGCGACCAAGGTCGTGCCGCTGAAGTATGTCCGCATCGGCGCGGCGCTGATCTTCCTGTTGCTGGGCCTGTGGCAGGTGGCCGAGCTGACTGGGTTGTTGAAGTAG
- a CDS encoding DUF2793 domain-containing protein has product MFDDVTPRLGLPYVVAAQAQKHIPINESLARLDGLVQLAVESRAVVVQPGSPAAGGVWILPAGATGAAWAGQAAGTLMRFEAGAWEAMAPAEGVLAWVKDENQMVAFDGVAWIPLSATFRSTTAAASPNLANTRLEIVEQEVTLTGSSTATTIVIPNRAIVLAVSTRTTVAVTGATAYNCGVAGEVGKFGGSLGVAKNASNIGVIGPTAYYADTPVLLTAVGANFTAGKVRVAIHVLRFDAPAAVA; this is encoded by the coding sequence ATCTTCGATGACGTCACGCCTCGCCTCGGCCTGCCCTATGTGGTCGCCGCCCAGGCGCAGAAGCACATCCCGATCAACGAAAGCCTCGCTCGGCTGGACGGCCTGGTGCAACTGGCTGTCGAGAGCCGCGCGGTCGTGGTCCAGCCGGGCAGTCCCGCCGCTGGAGGCGTCTGGATCCTGCCGGCCGGCGCGACGGGCGCGGCCTGGGCGGGGCAAGCGGCTGGAACCCTGATGCGCTTCGAGGCGGGCGCTTGGGAGGCCATGGCCCCCGCCGAGGGCGTGCTGGCCTGGGTCAAGGACGAGAACCAGATGGTCGCCTTCGACGGCGTGGCCTGGATCCCGCTGTCGGCCACCTTCCGCAGCACGACGGCCGCCGCCTCGCCGAACCTGGCCAACACCCGGCTGGAGATTGTCGAGCAGGAGGTGACGCTGACGGGCTCCTCGACCGCGACGACGATCGTCATTCCCAATCGCGCCATCGTGCTGGCGGTCTCGACCCGCACCACGGTCGCGGTGACGGGGGCGACCGCTTACAACTGTGGGGTCGCGGGCGAGGTCGGCAAGTTCGGCGGCTCGCTGGGCGTTGCGAAGAACGCCAGCAATATCGGGGTGATCGGGCCGACGGCCTACTATGCCGACACGCCCGTGCTGCTGACGGCCGTGGGCGCGAATTTCACGGCCGGCAAGGTGCGGGTGGCGATCCACGTTCTAAGGTTCGACGCGCCGGCCGCGGTCGCCTGA
- a CDS encoding NAD(P)H-dependent flavin oxidoreductase has protein sequence MALPPILRDRLRLPVIASPLFIISNPDLVIAQCKAGIVGSFPSLNARPLSQLDEWLARITEELAAYDKAHPEAPSAPFAVNQIVHKTNNRLEDDIAMCVKYKVPVVITSLGAREDLNQAIHSYGGITLHDVITDRFARKAIEKGADGLIPVAAGAGGHAGTLSPFALIQEIRQWFDGPVALSGSIASGRSILAAQAMGADLAYIGSAFIATEEANAIEGYKRAIVEGQADGIVYSNLFTGVHGNYLRASIVNAGLDPDNLPQSDPSKMSFGSGGNQEAKAWRDIWGSGQGIGAIKEVLPAAELIAKFAAEYEQAKAELAAKTALTSGNHLAFAAE, from the coding sequence ATGGCCTTGCCGCCCATCCTGCGTGACCGTCTGCGCCTGCCGGTCATCGCCTCGCCGCTGTTCATCATCAGCAATCCCGACCTGGTGATCGCCCAGTGCAAGGCCGGGATCGTCGGTTCGTTCCCGTCGCTGAACGCCCGGCCCCTGTCGCAACTGGACGAGTGGCTGGCTCGGATCACCGAGGAGCTGGCGGCCTATGACAAGGCCCACCCCGAAGCGCCGTCGGCGCCGTTCGCGGTCAACCAGATCGTCCACAAGACAAACAACCGCCTCGAAGACGACATCGCGATGTGCGTCAAATACAAGGTGCCGGTGGTCATCACCTCGCTGGGCGCGCGCGAGGACCTGAACCAGGCGATCCACTCGTACGGCGGCATCACCCTGCACGACGTCATCACCGACCGCTTCGCCCGCAAGGCCATCGAGAAGGGCGCGGACGGTCTGATCCCGGTCGCGGCCGGCGCCGGCGGTCACGCCGGCACCCTGTCGCCGTTCGCCCTGATCCAGGAGATCCGCCAGTGGTTTGACGGGCCGGTGGCGCTGTCGGGCTCGATCGCTTCGGGCCGCTCGATCCTGGCCGCCCAGGCCATGGGCGCGGACCTGGCCTATATCGGCTCGGCCTTCATCGCCACCGAGGAGGCCAACGCCATCGAGGGCTACAAGCGGGCGATCGTCGAGGGCCAAGCCGACGGCATCGTCTATTCGAACCTGTTCACCGGCGTGCACGGCAACTACCTGCGCGCGTCGATCGTCAACGCGGGTCTCGATCCCGACAACCTGCCGCAGAGCGATCCGTCGAAGATGAGCTTCGGCTCGGGCGGCAACCAGGAAGCCAAGGCTTGGCGCGACATCTGGGGTTCGGGCCAGGGCATCGGCGCGATCAAGGAAGTGCTGCCGGCCGCCGAACTCATCGCCAAGTTCGCGGCGGAGTACGAGCAAGCCAAGGCCGAACTGGCGGCCAAGACGGCGCTTACCTCCGGAAATCACTTGGCTTTCGCCGCCGAGTAG
- a CDS encoding methylmalonyl-CoA mutase family protein: MTLVEKTLKGQSFDEALTVTTPDGLTIQPLYTARDGVAVARDLRARDPERPWDLRVRAAHPDPAHAGKDILIDLENGAASALLQLDPTGANGVAIGSVDDLAKALSGVLLDLAPVALDAGFLGPKAADWLGTLAKAAPNAPLAFHLDPLTAFAQTGASPGPIEGHVFNAATVAARLAGTYAKASLFLATGRAAHEAGGSNTEELAVMTASALAYAKALVRSGLSMEDAFGRIVLGVSLDGEYFTGVAKVRAAKAMWARLTEACGVSVATRIEARSSRRMLAKADAWTNLLRLTSAGFAGAVGGADAIVLDAFTDAIGLPTAFARRQARNTQLVLMEESNLGRVADPAGGAWYLDSLTDQLARAAWGGFQAIEAAGGVVKALESGVVANAVAKTRGVQEAAFADKSRKILGVTVFPNADDKTPEVETPDAAAFAVAGPDVRLPGPDSKCPALTPVRFAAAFEGA; the protein is encoded by the coding sequence ATGACGCTGGTCGAAAAGACCTTGAAAGGCCAGAGCTTCGACGAGGCCCTCACCGTCACCACCCCCGACGGCCTGACGATCCAGCCGCTGTACACCGCGCGAGACGGCGTGGCCGTCGCCCGGGACCTGCGGGCCCGTGATCCCGAGCGTCCCTGGGACCTGCGCGTCCGCGCCGCCCATCCCGATCCGGCCCATGCGGGCAAGGACATCCTGATCGATCTGGAGAACGGCGCGGCCTCGGCGCTCCTGCAGCTGGACCCGACTGGCGCGAACGGCGTCGCGATCGGGTCGGTCGATGATCTGGCCAAGGCGCTGTCGGGCGTGCTGCTGGACCTGGCCCCCGTCGCCTTGGACGCGGGCTTTCTGGGCCCCAAGGCCGCCGACTGGCTGGGAACCCTGGCCAAGGCCGCGCCGAACGCGCCGCTGGCCTTCCACCTGGACCCCCTCACCGCCTTCGCCCAGACCGGCGCGAGCCCTGGTCCGATCGAGGGCCATGTCTTCAACGCCGCCACGGTCGCCGCGCGCCTGGCCGGGACCTACGCCAAGGCCAGCCTGTTCCTGGCCACGGGCCGCGCCGCCCACGAGGCCGGCGGCTCGAACACCGAGGAGCTAGCCGTGATGACCGCCAGCGCCCTGGCCTACGCCAAGGCCCTGGTGCGCTCGGGTCTGTCCATGGAGGACGCCTTCGGCCGCATCGTGTTGGGCGTCAGCCTGGACGGCGAATACTTCACGGGCGTCGCCAAGGTTCGGGCCGCCAAGGCGATGTGGGCGCGACTGACGGAAGCCTGCGGCGTCAGCGTCGCGACCCGGATCGAAGCCCGCTCCTCGCGCCGGATGCTGGCCAAGGCCGACGCCTGGACGAACCTGCTGCGCCTGACCTCGGCCGGGTTCGCCGGCGCGGTCGGCGGGGCGGACGCCATCGTGCTGGACGCCTTCACCGACGCCATCGGCCTGCCCACCGCCTTCGCCCGCCGCCAGGCCCGCAACACCCAGCTGGTGCTGATGGAAGAGAGCAACCTGGGCCGCGTCGCCGATCCGGCCGGCGGGGCCTGGTACCTGGACAGCCTGACCGACCAACTGGCCCGCGCCGCCTGGGGCGGCTTCCAGGCCATCGAGGCCGCCGGTGGGGTCGTCAAGGCGCTGGAGAGCGGTGTTGTCGCCAACGCCGTCGCCAAGACCCGCGGCGTCCAGGAAGCCGCCTTCGCCGACAAGAGCCGCAAGATCCTGGGCGTCACCGTCTTCCCCAACGCCGACGACAAGACGCCGGAGGTCGAGACCCCCGACGCGGCCGCCTTCGCCGTCGCCGGTCCCGACGTCCGCCTGCCCGGCCCCGACAGCAAGTGCCCGGCCCTGACGCCGGTGCGCTTCGCCGCCGCCTTCGAAGGAGCTTGA
- the meaB gene encoding methylmalonyl Co-A mutase-associated GTPase MeaB, producing MSPALDIDTLEQRLVAGDRAALARAITLVESRRADHQAAARTLLSHLMPLTGRAQRIGITGVPGAGKSTTIERFGCDLVEAGHKVAVLAVDPSSGRHGGSILGDKTRMERLSVQPNAYIRPSPSGGALGGVARKTREAMLLCEAAGFDVVIVETVGVGQSETVVADMVDIFLAVLIPGGGDELQGIKKGLIELADLLVINKADADPAKAERSARDYRNALHILTPASPDWTPPVLTASGLTGQGLDVIWTQIQRHREVMTANGARAARRADQDARWMWAMVRDRLEDAFKTAPAVAALAPELETAVRQGELPASLAADRLLTAFGL from the coding sequence GTGAGCCCCGCCCTCGACATCGACACCCTGGAGCAGCGCCTAGTCGCCGGCGACCGCGCCGCCCTGGCGCGCGCCATCACCCTGGTCGAGAGCCGACGGGCCGACCATCAGGCCGCGGCGCGGACCCTGCTGTCGCACCTGATGCCGCTGACCGGCCGCGCCCAACGGATCGGGATCACCGGCGTGCCTGGCGCGGGCAAGTCGACGACGATCGAGCGCTTTGGCTGTGACCTGGTCGAGGCGGGCCACAAGGTGGCGGTGCTGGCCGTGGATCCCTCCTCAGGCCGGCACGGCGGTTCGATCCTGGGCGACAAGACCCGGATGGAAAGGCTAAGCGTCCAGCCCAACGCCTATATCCGCCCCTCGCCGTCGGGCGGCGCCCTGGGCGGGGTGGCGCGCAAGACCCGCGAGGCCATGCTGCTGTGCGAGGCGGCCGGCTTCGACGTGGTGATCGTCGAGACCGTCGGCGTCGGCCAGTCCGAGACCGTGGTCGCCGACATGGTCGACATCTTCCTGGCCGTGCTGATCCCCGGCGGCGGGGACGAGCTGCAGGGCATCAAGAAGGGCCTGATCGAGCTGGCCGACCTCCTGGTCATCAACAAGGCCGACGCCGACCCGGCCAAGGCCGAGCGCTCGGCGCGCGACTATCGCAACGCCCTGCACATCCTCACGCCCGCCAGTCCGGACTGGACGCCGCCGGTGCTGACCGCCTCGGGCCTGACGGGCCAGGGTCTCGACGTCATCTGGACCCAGATCCAGCGCCACCGCGAGGTGATGACCGCCAACGGCGCCCGCGCCGCCCGCCGCGCCGACCAGGACGCCCGCTGGATGTGGGCCATGGTCCGCGATCGGCTGGAGGACGCCTTCAAGACCGCGCCCGCCGTGGCGGCCCTCGCGCCAGAACTGGAGACGGCGGTGCGGCAGGGCGAACTGCCGGCCTCGTTGGCGGCGGACCGGTTGCTGACGGCGTTCGGGCTCTAG
- the scpA gene encoding methylmalonyl-CoA mutase, protein MSKFPDFTKIDFAEVPSAPAPEGEAWNTPEGVAVAPAYDADDAAGLDFTGGFPGVAPFVRGPYPTMYVTNPWTVRQYAGFSTAEDSNAFYRRNLAAGQMGLSVAFDLATHRGYDSDHERVKGDVGMAGVAIDSILDMRTLFSGIPLDKMSVSMTMNGAVLPILALYIVAAEEQGVTPDKLSGTIQNDILKEFMVRNTYIYPPAPSMRIISDIFAFTSANMPKFNSISISGYHMQEAGATADLELAYTLADGVEYARAGVAAGMSIDTFAPRLSFFWAIGMNYFMEVAKMRAARLLWARLMKREFEPKDDRSLSLRTHSQTSGWSLAAQDVFNNVSRTCVEAMAAVNGQTQSLHTNALDEALALPTDFSARIARNTQLFLQMESGTTRVADPWGGSYYVERLTYELAQKALAHIEEVEAAGGMAKAIEQGIPKLRIEEAAAKTQARIDANRQSVVGVNRYKPAVADDIPMLKVDNGSVRAQQLEKLARLKAERDPAETERALKALEDGARGTGNLLALAVDAARAKATVGEISLAMEKVFGRHRAEIKSIQGVYMKEAGSDPTTARAKAMVEAFEQADGRRPRILIAKMGQDGHDRGQKVIATAFADLGFDVDIGPLFQTPAEAARQAVENDVHVVGASSLAAGHLTLAPELKAELAKQGRDDILMVVGGVIPPQDFQALRDAGAVAIFPPGTVIAEAAIELLDQLNRQLGYTQEAA, encoded by the coding sequence ATGAGCAAGTTCCCCGACTTCACCAAGATTGACTTCGCCGAGGTCCCTTCGGCGCCCGCGCCGGAAGGTGAGGCCTGGAACACGCCCGAGGGCGTCGCGGTCGCCCCGGCCTATGACGCGGACGACGCGGCGGGCCTGGACTTCACCGGCGGCTTCCCGGGCGTCGCGCCGTTCGTGCGCGGCCCCTACCCGACCATGTACGTGACCAACCCGTGGACGGTGCGCCAGTACGCGGGCTTCTCGACGGCCGAGGACAGCAACGCCTTCTACCGCCGAAATCTGGCGGCCGGTCAGATGGGCCTGTCGGTGGCCTTCGATCTGGCCACCCACCGGGGCTATGACTCAGACCACGAACGGGTGAAGGGCGACGTCGGCATGGCGGGCGTGGCCATCGACTCGATCCTGGACATGCGCACGCTGTTCAGCGGCATCCCGCTCGACAAGATGAGCGTCTCGATGACCATGAACGGCGCGGTGCTGCCGATCTTGGCGCTCTACATCGTCGCGGCCGAGGAACAGGGCGTCACGCCCGACAAGCTTTCGGGGACGATCCAGAACGACATCCTCAAAGAGTTCATGGTGCGGAACACCTACATCTATCCGCCCGCGCCCTCGATGCGGATCATTTCGGACATCTTCGCCTTCACCTCGGCGAACATGCCCAAGTTCAACTCGATCTCGATCAGCGGCTACCACATGCAGGAAGCCGGAGCGACGGCCGACCTGGAGCTCGCCTACACCCTGGCCGACGGCGTCGAATACGCCCGCGCCGGCGTCGCGGCGGGCATGAGCATCGACACCTTCGCCCCGCGCCTGTCGTTCTTCTGGGCGATCGGCATGAACTACTTCATGGAGGTCGCCAAGATGCGCGCGGCCCGCCTGCTGTGGGCCCGCCTGATGAAGCGCGAGTTCGAGCCCAAGGACGACCGCTCGCTCAGCTTGCGCACTCACAGCCAGACCAGCGGCTGGTCGCTGGCGGCCCAGGACGTGTTCAACAACGTCTCGCGGACTTGCGTCGAGGCCATGGCCGCCGTGAACGGCCAGACCCAGAGCCTGCACACCAACGCTCTGGACGAGGCCCTGGCCCTGCCGACCGACTTCTCGGCCCGCATCGCCCGCAACACCCAGCTGTTCCTGCAGATGGAGAGCGGCACGACCCGCGTCGCCGACCCCTGGGGCGGCAGCTACTATGTCGAGCGCCTGACCTACGAGCTGGCCCAGAAGGCGCTGGCCCACATCGAGGAGGTCGAGGCCGCCGGCGGCATGGCCAAGGCCATCGAGCAGGGCATCCCCAAGCTGCGCATCGAGGAAGCCGCCGCCAAGACCCAGGCCCGCATCGACGCCAATCGCCAGAGCGTGGTCGGCGTCAATCGCTACAAGCCCGCGGTCGCCGACGACATCCCGATGCTGAAGGTCGACAACGGTTCGGTGCGGGCTCAACAACTCGAGAAGCTGGCCCGCCTGAAGGCCGAGCGCGACCCGGCCGAGACCGAACGCGCCCTGAAGGCGCTGGAGGATGGCGCGCGCGGGACCGGCAACCTGCTGGCCTTGGCCGTCGACGCCGCCCGCGCCAAGGCCACGGTCGGCGAGATCAGCCTGGCCATGGAGAAGGTCTTCGGCCGCCACCGGGCCGAGATCAAGTCGATCCAGGGGGTCTATATGAAGGAGGCCGGCAGCGATCCGACGACCGCCCGCGCCAAGGCCATGGTCGAGGCCTTCGAACAGGCCGACGGCCGGCGCCCGCGCATCCTGATCGCCAAGATGGGCCAGGACGGCCACGATCGGGGCCAGAAGGTGATCGCCACCGCCTTCGCCGACCTGGGTTTCGACGTCGATATCGGCCCGCTGTTCCAGACCCCGGCCGAGGCCGCCCGCCAGGCGGTGGAGAACGATGTCCACGTGGTGGGGGCCAGCTCGCTGGCCGCCGGCCACTTGACCCTGGCCCCGGAATTGAAGGCGGAGTTGGCCAAGCAGGGCCGCGACGACATCCTGATGGTCGTGGGCGGCGTCATCCCGCCCCAGGACTTCCAGGCCCTGCGCGACGCCGGCGCCGTGGCGATCTTCCCGCCCGGCACGGTCATCGCCGAGGCGGCGATCGAACTGCTGGACCAGTTGAACCGCCAGTTGGGCTACACGCAAGAAGCGGCCTAG
- a CDS encoding DUF4112 domain-containing protein encodes MSDDISLSSAYADPQADPSAKAHRAWRAAETIKRLSDRLIGVGPVGIGLDGVLAWVPGVGLAYGLGAGGLLLVHAFHAKASPSTLARMAAYLAADNLSDTVPVLGWAVDTLFPGHLMAAKALQKDIEARHGLPEDVALERGKKRRGLFRRKGG; translated from the coding sequence ATGAGCGACGACATCTCCCTCTCTTCGGCCTATGCCGATCCGCAGGCCGATCCGAGCGCCAAGGCCCACCGGGCCTGGCGCGCGGCCGAAACGATCAAGCGCCTGTCCGACCGGCTGATCGGCGTCGGACCGGTGGGGATCGGGCTCGACGGCGTGCTGGCCTGGGTGCCGGGCGTCGGTCTCGCCTACGGTCTAGGCGCCGGCGGGCTGCTGCTGGTTCACGCCTTTCACGCCAAGGCCAGCCCCTCGACCCTGGCGCGGATGGCCGCCTATCTCGCCGCCGACAACCTCTCCGACACCGTGCCGGTCCTGGGCTGGGCCGTCGACACCCTGTTCCCCGGCCACCTGATGGCCGCCAAGGCCCTGCAGAAGGACATCGAGGCCCGTCACGGCCTGCCCGAGGACGTGGCCCTGGAGCGCGGGAAGAAGCGGCGCGGGCTGTTCCGCAGGAAGGGCGGCTAG